Proteins encoded by one window of Chitinispirillum alkaliphilum:
- a CDS encoding UV DNA damage endonuclease, protein MKIGYPCLNNSVGCSSSSTFRLASYSEERLKTTVQNNLDCLEKILHFNIKENLKFFRIGSGIVPFASHSCCNFDWRSSFEKQLENIGDLIKFGGMRISMHPDQFVVLNSTKKNVVDSSIAEIEYHCAFIDSLNLPPDAKIQIHLGGVYGDKPAALIRFIDVVNSLSKHVRKRLVVENDDRLFDINDCLFVNRETALPVLFDSFHHLCNGGGVTMENALVGAASTWGKEDGIPMIDYSSQLPGGRCGSHIRSIDLNDFASFMGVVEKCKLDPDIMLEIKDKEASALIAQKWLKENRFL, encoded by the coding sequence ATGAAAATCGGCTATCCCTGTTTAAATAATTCTGTAGGGTGCAGCTCTTCATCCACTTTCAGGCTCGCTTCCTACTCTGAGGAGCGTCTGAAAACAACTGTACAAAACAATCTTGACTGCCTCGAGAAAATCCTGCATTTCAATATAAAAGAAAATCTGAAATTTTTCAGAATCGGCTCAGGTATTGTACCTTTTGCTTCGCACTCATGCTGTAATTTCGATTGGAGAAGCTCTTTTGAGAAGCAGCTTGAGAATATAGGTGATCTGATAAAGTTTGGGGGGATGAGAATCTCAATGCATCCCGACCAGTTCGTTGTACTGAATTCTACAAAGAAAAATGTCGTCGACTCAAGTATTGCAGAGATTGAGTATCACTGTGCATTCATTGACTCTCTTAATCTTCCCCCTGATGCTAAAATTCAGATTCATCTCGGTGGGGTGTATGGGGATAAACCCGCAGCCCTGATTCGTTTCATTGATGTAGTAAATTCATTATCAAAACATGTGCGCAAAAGACTGGTGGTGGAGAATGATGACAGGCTTTTTGATATCAATGACTGTCTGTTTGTAAACAGAGAAACTGCTCTGCCGGTTCTCTTCGACAGTTTTCACCATCTATGCAACGGAGGGGGAGTTACCATGGAAAATGCTCTCGTAGGTGCAGCTTCCACCTGGGGAAAAGAAGATGGTATTCCTATGATCGATTACAGTTCACAGCTTCCCGGCGGAAGGTGTGGATCTCACATCAGGAGTATTGACCTGAATGACTTTGCCAGTTTCATGGGCGTAGTTGAGAAGTGTAAGCTTGATCCGGACATTATGCTTGAAATCAAGGATAAGGAAGCCAGCGCACTTATAGCACAAAAATGGCTCAAAGAAAACCGCTTCCTGTGA